The following DNA comes from Agromyces mangrovi.
TCGGTCCACGCGTCGTCGAAGCTCCCGAGCACGAATTCTATGAGGCGGGGATCGAGGGTCGTCGGGCGGCCGCGGGGGCCGCTCGAGCGCTCGTAGCCGAGCGTCCGAGCGATCTCCGCGACGCGCTCCCGGGTACCTCGGGTCAGGTCGCCCCTCCCCGAGAGCGCGCGCGACGCCGTGCCGACCGACACGCCGGCGGCCTCGGCGACGTCCTTGAGCGTGACCGTCGTCGCAGGTTCCGACATCCCCACTCCTTCGTGTTTGCGCAAATATCGGCATCGAGGATACCGCGCCGCATGCTCCCGTGGTGGAACCCTCGTCGATCCGCCGTGAATTGCGCAAATTCAGGCGATCGCGTTGTCGCCCTCCAGCGGGCCTGCCTACCATCCTCCCGAACCACCGCGTCAGGAGACAGTCATGGCCGACCTCTCGGCACCTACCGCCCCGCGTTTCGAGCACCGCACGGACGCCGGTCCGGTGCTCGGCATCGCCACCCCGACCCCCGCCTGTCGTGGACGGTCGCGACCGCCCCCGCCGACTACCGACAGGCCGCGTACGAGCTCGACATCCAGCGCGATGGCACGTCGCGACGCTGGGTCGTCGATTCAGATGAACAGGTGCTCGTCGCGTGGCCGGACGCACCACTGGACTCGCGGGAGTCCGCCACGGTCCGAGTGCGCGTGCGCGGTGCGCGCCGGGACGAATGGAGCGAGTGGAGCCCGGCGGCGACCGTCGAGGCGGGGCTGCTCGGCGAGGCGGAGTGGAGCGCGCGATTCATCTCGCCGGTCGGCATCGGCGGTCTCCGCCAGGCAGCGCCCGAACTGCGCGGCAGGATCGACATCCCGGGCAAGGTCGCCAAGGCGCGCCTGCACGCCACCGCACACGGCGTGTACACCGCGCGCATGAACGGCATGCAGGTCGACGACACGGTGCTCGCCCCCGGCTGGACCGCGTACCAGGAGCGACTGCGCACCCGGGTGTACGACGTCACCGACCTCATCCACCAGGGTGCCAACACTCTCGACATCACGCTCGGCAACGGCTGGTGGCGCGGGCGCTTCGGCTTCCTCGGCAAGCGCGCGATCTACGGCGATCGGCTCGCTGCCCTCGCGCAGCTCGAGGTGACGACCGAGGACGGCACCGTGCACGTGCTCGGCACCGACGAGCAGTGGCGGGCACGGGCCACCGGCATTCTGTGCGACGACATCTACGACGGCCAGACCACCGACCTGCGGGTCGACTCGGACGCGCCCTTCGCGCAGCCGGTCGAATCGGTGGAGGCCGACCTCGCCCTCCTGGTGGGCGAGGACGGCCCGCCGATGCGGGTGACCGAGGTCATCCCGGCGGCATCCGTCTCGATCTCGCCGTCGGGCCGCACGGTCGTGGACTTCGGGCAGAATGTGGTCGGCTGGGTGCGCATCACCGCGCGCGGTGCTGCGACCGGCGACGAGGTCGTCGTGCGCCATGCCGAGGTGCTCGAGCGCGGTGAACTCGCGATCGAGCCGCTGCGCAGTGCCAGGGCCACCGACACGTACTACCTGAGCGGAGCCGGGTCGGAGACGCTCGAGCCTTGCTTCACGTTCCACGGCTTCCGCTACATCGACGTGACGGGCCTGGACGACGTGCGCGCCGAGGACTTCGACGCGGTCGTGCTGGGAAGCGACCTCGAGCGCACCGGGTGGTTCACGTCTTCGCACGAACTGCTCGACCGCTTCCACGAGAACGTCGTATGGGGCATGCGCGGAAACTTCCTCGATGTGCCCACCGACTGCCCGCAGCGGGATGAGCGACTCGGCTGGACCGGCGATATCCAGATCTTCGCGCCGACGGCATCCTTCCTCTACGACTCCGCAGGGTTCCTCACATCCTGGTTGGCCGACCTCGCCGCGGAGCAGGACGAGCGTGGCCGTGTGCCGCACGTCGTCCCCGACATCCTGCGCACCGAGCTCTCGTGGTCACCCGGGGCCGCGTGGGGGGACGCCGCAACCATCGTCCCGTGGACGATCTGGGAGCGCACCGGAGACCGCAACGTCCTGGAGCGCCAGCTGCCGAGCATGAAGGCGTGGGTCGACTGCATTCGAGCCGAGGCCGGAGACGACCTGGTGTGGCGCGGCGGCGCGCAGTTCGGCGACTGGCTCGATCCGACGGCACCCGAGGAGGACGCGGCGCGTGCCAAGGCCGATCCGAATGTCGTCGCCACGGCCCACTTCGCCCGGTCCGCGCAGATCGTCGCGTGGGCGGCTGAGGTGGTCGGGGCGGATGGCCTCGCGCAGGAGTACGACGCACTCGCAGCCGCGGTCCGCGCGGCGTTCGTGCGCGAGTTCGTCACGGGGTCCGGGCTGGTCTTCTCAGATGCCCAGACGGTGTACGCGCTCGCGCTTCATTGGAACCTGATCGAGGAGCCGGCGCTGCGCGCGCGAGCCGCGGCCCGGCTCGCAGACCTGGTCCGTGCATCGGGGTTCCGGATCGCCACCGGTTTCGTCGGAACGCCGATCATCTGCGACGCGCTCACGGACACCGGGTATGCCGAGATCGCCCACCGCCTGCTGCTCCAGACCCGGGTTCCGTCGTGGCTGTACCCGGTCACGATGGGCGCCACCACCGTGTGGGAGCGCTGGGACAGCATGCTGCCGGACGGCAGCGTCAACGGCAGCGGTATGACGTCGTTCAACCACTACGCGCTCGGCAGTGTCGTCGACTGGCTGCACCGACGCGTCGCCGGCCTCGCGCCGTCGAACGCTGGCTACCGGACCATCGCCGTCCGTCCGGTGCCGCCGAAGGCGCTCACGCGCGCAGCGGCCAGCCATCGCACGCCATACGGGATGGCGAGCGTGGCCTGGTTGCGCGAGAACGGCGAATGGACGCTGGAGGTCGAGCTCCCCGTCGGCACGACGGGGGTCGTCGAACTGCCGTGGGGTCAGCCGGCGGTGGAGGTCGGACATGGGCGCCACGAGTGGCGCCTCGCCGAACCGTCCATCGAGGCGGTCGCCCCGAAGACCATCCGCGACATCGTCGACGACGAAGCATTGTGGGACCGGCTCGTCGAAGTGTCGTCGGAGATGGGGGTCATCGACTCCGACGTGCGGATCGCCCGTCTGCTCGAACCGATGTACGACCACCCCGCCGCCGCGATCGGCGACGCGGTGTGGACGCGGTTCTGGCCGTCCGACGCGGCCAAGGACGCGCTCGCGAAGATCCTCGACTGACCACCTGACGAAATCGAACCCATGCGTCGCGACACGCCGTCGTGGTGCGACCCGAACAAGGAGACACACATGCCGACATTCCACGCCCGTTCGAACATCGCCGATGTGGTGGCGCAGGCCGACGCCCGGGAGGCGATCCGGGGGATTGCGCCCGAGGTGCTCGACTCGCCGCTCGCGAACGGCGAGACATCCTTCCCGCTCGCGCGCATCCTCGGTGTGATCCTCGATGGCGGCGACCCGCGGATCGCTGAGCTCGTCGCAGCGCTCGGCGGGATCGAGGACCGGACCCCGCGTCCGCCGGTCGGCGAGCCGATCGTCCCGACCTCCGACTACGAGGGCGACGACGTCGCGCCCGCGAGCGCCGACGTCACGCTCCCGGTGGGCGCGGCGGCGAATCGCATGGCCGAGCTCGCGATCGCCGGCCCCAGCCACGGCAACCCGTTCGTCGACGTGGACCTCACCGCGGTGTTCACGTTCGGCGAGCGCGAACTGCACGTCGGCGGCTTCTACGACGGCGACGGCCGATACCTGATCCGCTTCCTGCCGCCGGTTCCGGGTGCATGGACGTTCGTCACCGCGTCGAACGCGCGCTCGCTCGACGGGATCGACGGCGTGCTCGAGATCGTGCCGGGCGACGCCCCGGGCGCCGTGCACGCGGACGGGATGCACTTCGCGCACGCCGACGGGACGCCCTTCGTCCCGGCCGGGACGACGTCGTACGCCTGGACCCACCAGGAGGACGAGCGCCAGGAGCAGACCCTGGCCGCGTTGGCGCAGACATCCTTCAACAAGCTGCGGATGGGCCTGTTCCCCAAGCACTTCATCTACAACGAGAACGAGCCCGAGCGCTTCGTCTTCCCACGTGAGGGCGACGGGTGGGACACGACCCGCTTCGACCTGGACTTCTTCCGCCACCTCGAGAAGCGCATCGACCAGCTCGACGGACTCGGCATCCAGGCGGACCTCATCTTCTTCCACCCGTACGACCGGTGGGGCTTCGCGGAGCTCGGCGCAGCAGTCGACGACCGGTACGTGGCGTACGTCGTGCGCCGCCTCGCCGCCTACCCGAACGTCTGGTGGTCGCTCGCCAACGAGTACGACCTGCTCCTGACGAAGGATGCGGAGGACTGGGATCGCATCGGCACGCTGGTGCGCGAGAACGACCCGTTCGACCACCCGCTGTCGATCCACAACTGGGTCGACATCTGGGACTACTCCTCGCCGTGGGCGACGCATGCAAGCATCCAGTACGGAGAGCTGCTCGGCGGCAAGGTCCGGGAGTGGCGTCGGGCATGGAGCAAGCCCGTGGTGGTCGACGAGTGCGGCTACGAGGGTGACATCGACCAGGGGTGGGGCTTCCTCACCGCCGAGGAGGAGGTCGCGCGGTTCTGGGCCATCGCGATGAGCGGCGGCTACGCGACCCACGGCGAGACGTACTGGGCCGAGGGTGACGTCGTGTTCTGGGCCAAGGGCGGCGAGTTGCGCGGAGCAAGCCCTGCGCGCATCGCATTCCTGCAGTCGCTGATCGCCGACTCGCCGACCGGTCGCCTGGAGCCGCTGCCCTCCGACTTCGACGCCGTCCATGCCGGCGTGGCCGGGGAGTACGTCCTGATCTCCTTCGGTGGGGGCCAGCCCGCGTTCCGTACCGTCACGGTGCCAGACGGCGTGCGCGCCCGCATCGAGGTCATCGACGCGTGGAACATGACGATCGAGCCGGTGGCCGGTCTGCACGAGGGTGCGGTCCGCGTCGAGCTGCCCGGGCGTCCGCACACCGCGATCCGCTGGATCGCCGAGTCGGCTTCGGCCTGACGCACCCACCTCGAAGGTTATTGCGCAACAAGTGCAGGTGAGTTGCGCAATAACCAGAGAGGCCGTTGCACCCCGTTCGAGGCCCTCCGTACGGTCATCACCGGGAACAGCACACACCTGCACCGAGGTTCCTCCGCCGGCATGACGCCGGCGACCATTCCAACAAGGGAGTTGACATGCGAATCACCAAGCGCCGCACCCTCGCGGCCCTCGCACTGCCGGCTGCCGCAGTGATCGCCCTGGCCGGATGCACCGGCGACGACAGCGGCGAGACGACTGGCGGCGACGACACGTACGCGAAGCTGACCCTCGGCATGACCGCCGATCTCACCGGAGGCTGGGACATCGTCGACCAGCCGCCCTATCAGAGCTGGGGCATCGAAGCGGTCTACGAGCCGCTCGTGCGCTGCCTGCCCGGTGGGGAACTCACCGCCGCCGCCGCCGAGTCGTGGGAGATCAGCGAGGACAACCGCTCGTTCACCGCGACGCTTCGTGAGGGCGCCACCTACTCGGACGGCACGCCCGTCGACGCCGAGTCCGTCGCCGCCTCGTACGACGTCGTGAAGGAGACCGCATCCGACCGATACGGCGACATCACCTACGAGATCGCCGATCCGCAGACGATCACCATCTCGTGGCCGGAACCGCAGCCGCTCATGAACGTTCGCGTGTGCTCGCCGTACCTCGCGAGCATCGACTTCATCGAGTCGGATGACCGCGACACGAGCCCCGTCGGCTCGGGACCCTACACCTACGACGCCGCGGCCAGCACGCCCGGCTCCGCCTACACCCTGGTCAAGAACGACGACTACTGGAACACCGACGCCTACCCGTACGAGACGCTCGAGCTGCGTGTGCTCGAGGACGAGACGGCGAGCCTGAATGCGCTGAAGACCGGCCAGATCGACGGAACGATCATCTCGGCGACCACGTATGACGAGGCCGAGAGCTCGGGGATGGAGATCACCGGGGTACAGGCAGGGCTGCTGATGATCCACCTCACGGATCGTCTCGGCGAGGTCATCCCCGCGCTCGGAGATGTGCGGGTGCGTCAGGCCATGAACATGGTGATCGACAAGCAGGCGGTCGTCGACCAGCTGTGGGACGGCCACGCCGAGCCCATCTGGCAGCCGTTCCAGCTCAACAGCCAGGCGATTCTCGACATCGACGAGCCGTACCCCTACGACGTGGAGGAGGCGAAGGCGCTCATGGCCGAGGCCGGCTACGAGGACGGCTTCACGATGACGATCCCCACCATGGAGGGTCAGGGCTGGACGGTCATCATTCCCTACCTGACTCAGCAGCTCGCCGAACTCAACATCACGCTGGAGCAGGATGCGCTGAGCGGCCCTGACGCGATCGCGACGCTTCTGTCCGGCGACTACCCCGTGCCCGTGTGGCAGGTCGGCGGCCAGACGTCGGTCGAGGACATCACCGTGCACGTGCTCGACACCGGATTCTGGAACGTGCTCCACCAGCCGAACGAGACGATCGACGCGCTCTGGGAGGAGATCGTGACCGGCGACGAGGCGCAGCAGATCGCCGCGCAGCAGGAGATCAACCAGTACCTGGTCGACAACGCCTGGTTCGTGCCGATCCTGTCGCCGTACAACTACTACGCCTACAACGCGGACAAGGTCACCGTCACCGACGTCAGCGACCCGAACGGCCTCCACCCGAAGCTGATCGACTTCCAGTAGGCCACCGGCGGTCGAGGTTCAGGTTCCACCATGCTTCTCATGATTCTCAAACAGCTGGCGCGCGCCGCAGGCGTGTTCCTGGTCGTGACCTTCGCGACATTCGCCCTGATGTACGGAAACGGCGAAGGTGTCGCGCGGGCCACGCTCGGACTCAGCGCGAGCGCCGAGGACGTGCAGCGGCGCGTGGTGGAGCTGGGCCTCGACCGCCCCCTCCTCGTTCAGTACCTCGACTGGCTCGGCGGCGTGTTCGCCGGCGACCTCGGGCGGTCGTACTTCACCGGCCTCGATGTGACGACAGCGCTCGAGGTGCGGGTGCCGGTCACCCTGTCGCTCGTCATCGCCACGCTGCTCCTCACGATCGTCGGGAGCGTGCTGATCGGCGTCGCGGCGGCCTACTACGGCGGGTGGATCGACCGGACGGTCCAGTTCCTCGGCGGTGTCGGGGCGGCCATCCCGCCCTTCATCGTCGCCGTCGTTCTGGTCCTCTTCTTCGGTGTGGAGTGGCCGCTCTTCCCCGCAACCGGCTACATACGACCGGAGGAGAGCTTCACCGGCTGGCTCTACTCGATCACCCTCCCGGTCGCGGCGCTGCTGGTCGGCACGATCGCCGGCGGGGCATGGCAGATCCGCGGCGCTGTGCGCGACATGCTGTCACGCGACTTCGTCCGGACACTCCGTGCCCGTGGCATCTCGGAGCGAGCGGTTGTCCTCCGACATGTCCTGCGCAGCGCGTCGGGCCCGGGGATCATCGCTTTCGGACTGCTGGTGATCGGGATGCTCGGCGGCACGATCTTCGTCGAGCGGGTCTTCGCCCTGCCGGGGATGGGGCAGCTCGTCACCCAATCCGCCCAGGCGGGTGACATCCCGATGGTGATGGGGTCGGTCCTCGTCACGATCGTGATCGTCCTCGTCGTGAACGTCGCCGCAGACCTGGCCAACTCCCTGCTCAACCCGAAGGCGAGGAAGCGATGAGCTCCGCACCCGACACCGTCGCGATCGTCACGACCCTCGCGCCCAGGCCGAAGGCCCAGCCGGTGATCGTCCGGATCTTCCGCCACCCGATCGGTGCGATCTGCACCGTCTACGTCCTGCTGGTCGTCGTGCTCGGCCTGCTGGCGCCCGTCCTGTCGCCGTACGACCCGAACTTCACCGATCTCGGCAGCACGAATGCCCCGCCGTTCAGCCCCGATCACATCCTCGGCGGCGACGGTTCCGGCCGGGACGTTCTCGCGCGGCTGCTGTTCGGCGCCCGCGAGATGCTGCTCGCAGTCGTTCTCGTGGTTTCGGTGTCTCTCGTCATCGGCGTGACCGCCGGCCTCGTCGCCGGATACTACCGAGGCGCCGTCGAGCGGGTGGCCGACTTCGTCGCGGATTCGATCATGTCGCTGCCCGGCATCGTCCTGCTCATCGCCCTCTATGCGCGGACCGGTCCCAACATGGTCGTGGCGATGATCATCTTCGGTGTGATCATCGCTCCCACCTACTTCCGGCTCGTACGTGCCGTGGTCGTGACGGTGCGGACCGAGCTGTTCGTGGACGCGGCGAAGGTCGTCGGCCTCTCGGACGTCCGCATCGTCGGGCGACACATCCTGTGGGCGGTCAGCGGTCCCGTGGTGATCCACTCCGCCGGAATCGCCGGGGCAGCGATCGGCATCCAGGCGGGCTTGGATTTCCTCGGGCTCGGCGACCCGCGGATCCCGACGTGGGGTCGGGTGCTCGAAGAGGCGTTCCAGAACATCTACCGCAACCCGCTCGGCGTGCTGTGGCCTGCGCTCGCCATCAGCGTCACGATTCTCGCGTTCGTCCTGCTCGGCAACGCCTTGCGCGACGTCCTCCAGCCTCCGGGCTCGGCCCACGACTTCAAGCGGTCCCGTCGGCGGGCGCTCGCGAGAGACCTGCGCTCGGCCGCGCCTGAGGCCGCCCAGCCGACGGACGATGTCGTGCTGTCCATCCGCGACCTCAGGATGGGATACCCCAGTGGGCCCGACACGGTGCGGGAGGTCCTTCACGGCGTCGACCTCGACCTCCACCGCGGCGAGATCCACGGACTCGTCGGCGAGTCAGGGTCGGGGAAGTCGCAGATCGCATTCTCGATCCTGGGCATCCTTCCCAAGGAGGCGATCGCGCTCGGCGGGAGCATCGTTGCCGACGGTCGGGACCTGCTCCGCGACCGCGAGGCGCTGCGCGCGGCCCGCGGCAGGCGCATCGGCTACATCCCGCAGGAGCCCATGTCGAACCTCGATCCGTCGTTCACGATCGGCGACCAACTCGTGTACGGGCTCCGTGCCGCGCGCAGCATGTCGAAGAAGCAGGCGCGAGAGCGCGTCCACAGCTTGCTCGTGCGTGTCGGAATCCGTGACGCGGACCGCGTGATGAAGCTCTTTCCGCACGAGATCTCGGGCGGGATGGCGCAGCGCGTGCTGATCTGCGGCGCCGTTGCCGCGGACCCCGACATCATCGTCGCGGACGAGCCCACGACGGCGCTCGACGTGACCGTGCAGGCCGAGGTGCTGGAGCTGCTTCGCGAACTCAGCATCGAGCGGGGCCTCGCGATGGTGCTGGTGACCCACAACCTGGGAGTCGTGGCAGACCTGTGCGCGACCGTCAGCGTGATGAGGGAAGGCGAGATCGTCGAGCGCGGCGCGGTCGAGAAGATCCTCGCCGATCCCGAGCACCCCTATACGAAGGAGCTCCTGAGTTCTTCGCAGAGTGTCGAGCTGATGGAGGCGGGATCATGAGCGAGCCGATCCTCGAGGTCGAGGACCTCGTCGTTCGCTTCGGAGCGGGCAAGTCGCAGACCACCGTGATCAAGGGTGTCTCGTTCGACCTGCACGCCGGCGAGACGCTGAGCATGGTAGGGGAGTCCGGCTCCGGCAAGACCACGATCGGGCGGGCGATCCTCGGGCTCGCGCCCGTGTCGGAAGGGCGGATCGCGTTCAAGGGCACCGAGATCCACGCCGCGCGGCGTCGAGACCGCCGCAAGTCGTCGCGCGATGTCCAAGTGGTGTTCCAGGATCCATACTCGAGCCTGAACCCATCGATGCAGATCGAGGACATCCTCGCCGAGCCGCTCGCCGCGGCCGGGATCAGCGGCGGCCGCCAGCGTGTCCGCGGACTTCTGGACGCTGTGGGGCTGCCGTCGGACTCCGTGAACCGCTACCCCCGCGAATTCTCCGGCGGACAGCGGCAGCGCATCGCGATCGCGAGGGCGTTGGCGATGGAGCCGTCGGTGATCATCTGCGACGAGCCCACGAGCGCGCTCGACGTCACGACTCAGGCGAAGGTGCTGCAGCTCTTCAAGGAACTACAGGAGTCCACCGGCGTGGCCTACCTGTTCATCAGCCACGACCTCGGCGTCGTCCACAGCATCAGCGACCGGATCGCCGTGCTGTACCGCGGCGAGATCGTCGAGCTCGGGGACGCGAAGCAGGTCGCGATGGACCCCGCGCACCCGTACACGCGCAAGCTCCAGATGGCAGCACCGGTGGCCGACCCGGTGCTCCAGCGCGAGCGGCGCGAGGCACGCCTCGCCGCGATCGGGGCGGCAACCGATGACTGATGCCGCCGTGGCGCCCAGCACGACGGCCGTGAGCGCCGAGACGCAGCCCATCGTCGCCGGCTTCCACCCCGACCCGACCATCTGCCGGGTGGGAGACGACTACTACCTCGCGCACTCGAGCTTCGAGTACTTTCCCGGCGCGCCCATCTTCCACAGTCGCGATCTGGTGTCCTGGAAGCAGATCGGGAACATCCTCACCCGCAGGTCGCAGTTCCGCGCCGGCACGTCCGGCCCGTCGACGGGCATCTACGGATCGACGCTGCGCCATCACGACGGGCGGTTCTGGTTCGCGACGACGAATGTGAGCGACTTCTCCTCGGGGCAGGTGATCGTGCACGCGACCGATCCCGCCGGCCCCTGGAGTGAACCCGTGTTCGTCTCCGAGGCGATCGGCATCGATCCCGATCTGGTGTGGGACGAGGACGGCACCTGCTACCTCACCTGGCACGTCCTCGATTTCAGCGTGGGTGGGCAGGAGATCCGCCAGGCGCCGATCGACCTGAGCACTGGCCGACTGCTCGAGCAGAGCTACCCGGTCTGGCAGGGAAGCGGGATGCCGATGGCCGAGGGTCCGCACGTCTATCGCATCGGGGAGCACTGGTACATCGTGCTCGCCGAGGGGGTACGGAGCGCGGTCACTGCGTCACGGTCGCGCGCGGACCGAGCCCTCGGGGCCCGTTCGAGTCCTGCAGCTGGAATCCCGTGTTCACGCATCGGAGCAGCGCGCACCCGGTGCAGAACGTCGGCCACGCCGATCTCGTGCAGGGGCCCGACGGGCGCTGGGCCGCGGTCTACCTGGGCGTGCGCCCCCGAGGTTCGACCCCGGGCTTCCACGTGCTGGGACGCGAGACCTTTCTTGCCGGGGTCGACTGGGTCGACGGGTGGCCGGTGTTCGACGAGGCGCGCTACTCGGTGGCGCCCGACGGCGATGGCTTCGTCGACGACTTCACGTCCCGCGAACTCGATCCGCGCTGGGTCGCCGCCGACAGCGAGCCCGGCGCGGTCGCACGGCTCGCTCCTGGTGGCGGCCTGCACTTCTCGGGCTGGGGTGCAGCTACCGACGTGCTGTGCACGCGGGTGAAGGACTTCGCCTGGCAGGCCGACGCGACGGTGGAGACCTCCGGCGCGATCGGGCTCCGGCTCGACGACCGTCATTGGTGTGCCGTCGTCTTCGAGGAGGGCCGGGCGAGGGCGATCGTGCAGATCGGGGACATCCGCCAGCAGTTCGGCGAGCTCGAACTCGGCGGTGAGTCCGCGAGTCTGCGGATCTCGACGACATTCCCGCACTCCGCCCCGGTGCCCTTCGGCTACGCCGGGCCGGACGATGTCGTGCTCTCAGCGCTCCGCGACGGCGAGGCGGTCGAGATCGCCCGCCTCGACGGCCGATACTTCTCCACCGAAGTGGCGGCCGGGTTCA
Coding sequences within:
- a CDS encoding dipeptide/oligopeptide/nickel ABC transporter permease/ATP-binding protein — its product is MSSAPDTVAIVTTLAPRPKAQPVIVRIFRHPIGAICTVYVLLVVVLGLLAPVLSPYDPNFTDLGSTNAPPFSPDHILGGDGSGRDVLARLLFGAREMLLAVVLVVSVSLVIGVTAGLVAGYYRGAVERVADFVADSIMSLPGIVLLIALYARTGPNMVVAMIIFGVIIAPTYFRLVRAVVVTVRTELFVDAAKVVGLSDVRIVGRHILWAVSGPVVIHSAGIAGAAIGIQAGLDFLGLGDPRIPTWGRVLEEAFQNIYRNPLGVLWPALAISVTILAFVLLGNALRDVLQPPGSAHDFKRSRRRALARDLRSAAPEAAQPTDDVVLSIRDLRMGYPSGPDTVREVLHGVDLDLHRGEIHGLVGESGSGKSQIAFSILGILPKEAIALGGSIVADGRDLLRDREALRAARGRRIGYIPQEPMSNLDPSFTIGDQLVYGLRAARSMSKKQARERVHSLLVRVGIRDADRVMKLFPHEISGGMAQRVLICGAVAADPDIIVADEPTTALDVTVQAEVLELLRELSIERGLAMVLVTHNLGVVADLCATVSVMREGEIVERGAVEKILADPEHPYTKELLSSSQSVELMEAGS
- a CDS encoding ATP-binding cassette domain-containing protein translates to MSEPILEVEDLVVRFGAGKSQTTVIKGVSFDLHAGETLSMVGESGSGKTTIGRAILGLAPVSEGRIAFKGTEIHAARRRDRRKSSRDVQVVFQDPYSSLNPSMQIEDILAEPLAAAGISGGRQRVRGLLDAVGLPSDSVNRYPREFSGGQRQRIAIARALAMEPSVIICDEPTSALDVTTQAKVLQLFKELQESTGVAYLFISHDLGVVHSISDRIAVLYRGEIVELGDAKQVAMDPAHPYTRKLQMAAPVADPVLQRERREARLAAIGAATDD
- a CDS encoding ABC transporter permease codes for the protein MILKQLARAAGVFLVVTFATFALMYGNGEGVARATLGLSASAEDVQRRVVELGLDRPLLVQYLDWLGGVFAGDLGRSYFTGLDVTTALEVRVPVTLSLVIATLLLTIVGSVLIGVAAAYYGGWIDRTVQFLGGVGAAIPPFIVAVVLVLFFGVEWPLFPATGYIRPEESFTGWLYSITLPVAALLVGTIAGGAWQIRGAVRDMLSRDFVRTLRARGISERAVVLRHVLRSASGPGIIAFGLLVIGMLGGTIFVERVFALPGMGQLVTQSAQAGDIPMVMGSVLVTIVIVLVVNVAADLANSLLNPKARKR
- a CDS encoding DUF5605 domain-containing protein, producing the protein MPTFHARSNIADVVAQADAREAIRGIAPEVLDSPLANGETSFPLARILGVILDGGDPRIAELVAALGGIEDRTPRPPVGEPIVPTSDYEGDDVAPASADVTLPVGAAANRMAELAIAGPSHGNPFVDVDLTAVFTFGERELHVGGFYDGDGRYLIRFLPPVPGAWTFVTASNARSLDGIDGVLEIVPGDAPGAVHADGMHFAHADGTPFVPAGTTSYAWTHQEDERQEQTLAALAQTSFNKLRMGLFPKHFIYNENEPERFVFPREGDGWDTTRFDLDFFRHLEKRIDQLDGLGIQADLIFFHPYDRWGFAELGAAVDDRYVAYVVRRLAAYPNVWWSLANEYDLLLTKDAEDWDRIGTLVRENDPFDHPLSIHNWVDIWDYSSPWATHASIQYGELLGGKVREWRRAWSKPVVVDECGYEGDIDQGWGFLTAEEEVARFWAIAMSGGYATHGETYWAEGDVVFWAKGGELRGASPARIAFLQSLIADSPTGRLEPLPSDFDAVHAGVAGEYVLISFGGGQPAFRTVTVPDGVRARIEVIDAWNMTIEPVAGLHEGAVRVELPGRPHTAIRWIAESASA
- a CDS encoding ABC transporter substrate-binding protein, whose amino-acid sequence is MRITKRRTLAALALPAAAVIALAGCTGDDSGETTGGDDTYAKLTLGMTADLTGGWDIVDQPPYQSWGIEAVYEPLVRCLPGGELTAAAAESWEISEDNRSFTATLREGATYSDGTPVDAESVAASYDVVKETASDRYGDITYEIADPQTITISWPEPQPLMNVRVCSPYLASIDFIESDDRDTSPVGSGPYTYDAAASTPGSAYTLVKNDDYWNTDAYPYETLELRVLEDETASLNALKTGQIDGTIISATTYDEAESSGMEITGVQAGLLMIHLTDRLGEVIPALGDVRVRQAMNMVIDKQAVVDQLWDGHAEPIWQPFQLNSQAILDIDEPYPYDVEEAKALMAEAGYEDGFTMTIPTMEGQGWTVIIPYLTQQLAELNITLEQDALSGPDAIATLLSGDYPVPVWQVGGQTSVEDITVHVLDTGFWNVLHQPNETIDALWEEIVTGDEAQQIAAQQEINQYLVDNAWFVPILSPYNYYAYNADKVTVTDVSDPNGLHPKLIDFQ